In Sandaracinaceae bacterium, the DNA window CGTCGCGACACACCACGTGCTCACCGAGCGGGGAAACCTGCCGGTCGTCTCCACCGATGCCCCGCAGCGTGGCGCGGACGCGCGCTCTGGCTTGCCGTGGGTGGTCTTCGTGCCCTCCATCTTTGGTGTGGCCCCCGACCTGCGTGTTCAGATGGCCGAGCTGGGTGACCACGCGCAGGTGCTGGCGGTGGACCCGTTTCACCACGCGGGTGGTGGGCCGCTTCCGTACACCGACTTCGCCCAGGCTGTGGTGCGCCTGCAGCAGACCGACCTGCCGGGCTTTCACGCGGAGCTCGTGGCGCTGCTGAGCGTGCTCACGCCCCAGGCGCCGGTCATCGGGGTGGGTATCTGCTTCGGGGGCCCCTTCGTGGTGCGCGCCGCTGGCGCAGGCCTCTTGGCAGGTGTGGTCACGTGGCACGGCAGCCGCCTCGAGACGCAGCTGGATGCGCTGCGCAGCCTGGCCGAGCGCGGCGTGCCCGCGCGCCTCCACTTCGGCGACACCGACGCCTTCGTGCCCATGAGCACCGTGGACACCGTGCGCGCCGCGCTGGGCGACCGCGCCAGCGAGAGCGTGGTGGTGCACCCCGGCGCCGACCACGGCTTCAGCCACCGCAGCGGGCCCAAGTATCAAGCCGTGGCGGAACGCGCAGGCCTCAACGCCGTGCTCGACCTGGTCAGGTCGTGTACTCCGCGTTGACCTTCACGTACTCGTAGCTGAGGTCGCAGCCCCACACGGTGGCCGAGCCGCTGCCGCTGCCCACGGACACGTCGATGGTGACCTTCTTGCGGTCGCGGATGCTGGCCGACACCCCGGCCAGCTCGAGCGGCACCGCCGCGCCGCGGTCGAAGAGCAGGTAGCCGTTGATCTCGATGCGGATGGTGGCGGGGTCCAGCAGCGCCTCGCGCCCCGGCCCCGGCTTGCCGATGGCCATCACCACGCGGCCCCAGTTCGGGTCGGCTCCGAACACGGCGGCCTTCATCAGCGGCGAGTTGATGATTTGCTTCGCCATCGCCTTGGCGTCCGTGTCGTTGGCGGTGCCGTGCACGCGCGCCTCGATGAGCTTGGTGGCGCCCTCGGCCTGGAAGACCACGTCGCGCGCCAGCTTGAGGCACATGGCGGTGAGGCACGCCTCGAGATCGCGCTCCGCGTCGGGCGACGTGGGGACGCTGGCCGTGGAGAACAGCACGAGCGAGTCGCTGGTGCTGGTGTCGGTGTCCACCGAGATGCTGTTGAACGTGGCGTCCACGGCCCGCTTCACCAGCGCGCTCAGCCGGTCCGTGGGCACGTTCAGGTTGGTGAAGAAGTAGACCAGCATGGTGGCCATGTTGGGCTCGATCATGCCCGCACCCTTGGCCATGCCGCACAGCACCACGTCGCCGAAGCGCGCCGACGCTACCTTGGGGCCGCGGTCGGTGGTGAGGATGGCCGAGGCCACCTCGGGCACGAGGCCCTCGCGCAGCTCGTCGGGCAGGCGCTTGATGGCCGCGTGGATCTTCTCCATCGGCAGGGCCACGCCAATGACGCCGGTCATGGACGTGATCACATCGACGTCGCGCACGCCCAGGCGCTTGGCCACGTCGTTCACGATGGCCTTCGTGTCGTCCATGGCGCTGGGCGTGAACACGTTGGCGTTCTTGCTGATGACCACCAGGGTCTGCGCTTCGCCATCGGCCAGGTGCTGACGGTCGAGCAGCACCGCGGGGCTGCACGAGCGGTTGCGCGTGAAGACGCCCACGGCAGGCCCCGGCTTGGGCAGCGTCACCACCATGAAGTCCAGCTTGTCGGCGTACTTGATGCCGGCCCGGAGCGCCGCGCTGCGGATGCCCTCGGGCTGGTGCTCGAGCGACTCGGTCAGCGTCACGCGGCTGCCGGTGAGCAGCGAGTCGAACGAAAAGCGGGTGGCGTCGGGGTCGCCGTCTCGGGGCTCGTCGACATGGACGAAGGCAAGCTGCGCGTGGCTCATGGGCGTGTATTACGGCTTGAGGCGAAAACCGGCAATCCCAGCGTGCACCCCGTCAGCCGAAGCGCACGGAGTAGACGGGCGGCAGGTTGTTGGCCACCGTGACGAAGCTGTCGCCGGCGTCTTCGCTCACGTAGAGGTTGCCCGTGGTGCTGCCGAAGCAGAGGTGCTGCCCGCGGTTGGCCAGCGCGTGGCGGTAGACCACGTCGAACGCGTTGTCTTGCGGCAGGCCGTTGCGCAGCGCTTCCCAGCTCTCGCCGCCGTCACGCGTGCGGGCCACGAAGAGACCGCCGCCGATGGCCATGCGCTCCGCGTCCGACTTGCCGGGCACCAGCCAGGCGGTGCGACCATCGTGGTCGTCCACGGCCACCGGGAAGCCGAAGTGCACGCCCAGCTCGGGCTGACTCACGCGCTTCCACGTGGCCGCCCCGTCGCTGCTGTAGAACACGCCCGCGTGGTTTTGCTGCCACACGTGGTTGGGCTGCGCGGGGCACAGCTCGATGAAGTGCGCGTCGTGCCCCCACTCGGCCGCGGGGTCCGGCAGGTAGTCGTTGAGCATGCCCTTGTTGCGGCCGCGCCACGACTGCCCTCCGTCGGTGGTCTCGAGCACGCCGGCCGTGGAGATGGCCACCAGCACGCGCTTCGGGTTCTGCGGGTCCACCGCCACGGAGTGGATGCCGGGCGCGAACTCGCCCTCGGAGGCGGGCGTGCCCCACCAGTGCGTGTCGCCGGTTCCGTCGGTGGTGAAGAGGTCTCCGCCGCGTGACTCGTGGTTCCAGAGCGGGCGGTTCAGCTCGAAGCTCTCGCCGCCGTCGTCGCTCACGAACAGCCCGCCGGGGATGGTGCCCACGTAGATGCGGCCGTCCCCGCCGAACGAGATGACCCACAGCTTGAGGAGCGTGGAGGCCTTGATGGGCCGCTGGGTGGGCGCCTCGGCTCCCTCCACGGGCAAGACGTCCGCGTAGTGGCGTGCTCCCTCCGGGTAGACAATCTGCGGGGCGTCTTCCCAGGTGGCGCCGTCGTCCTTCGAGCGCGAGAGCTTGGCGCCCCAGTGACCGTGCCCCAGCAGCGCCCAGAGCGTGCCCGTGTTCGGGTCGCGCGCCACGAAGTTCACGCCCTGGCCGGCGTGCCCCAGGAGCCGCGGCTTCCACCCGCTCTGGTGCTTCTCCACCGCGAACGTGCCCTTGCGGGTGCCCACCAAGATGCGCTCTGCCATGACCTAACCTCCGCTCAGGGACTGCAAGACGAACACGCGCGCGTCGGGCGCGACAGGGTCTGTGAGGTGACGGCGATCCAGGATGCGCTCGTCTCCGATGAAGATGTTCACGTGCGTGCGCAGCACCCCGCGCTCGTCGCA includes these proteins:
- a CDS encoding dienelactone hydrolase family protein, which encodes MRSVATHHVLTERGNLPVVSTDAPQRGADARSGLPWVVFVPSIFGVAPDLRVQMAELGDHAQVLAVDPFHHAGGGPLPYTDFAQAVVRLQQTDLPGFHAELVALLSVLTPQAPVIGVGICFGGPFVVRAAGAGLLAGVVTWHGSRLETQLDALRSLAERGVPARLHFGDTDAFVPMSTVDTVRAALGDRASESVVVHPGADHGFSHRSGPKYQAVAERAGLNAVLDLVRSCTPR
- a CDS encoding MoaD/ThiS family protein yields the protein MATVTLTKHLFTFFPQLEGRELVVDARTAADVVRELEALAPGIGLYLCDERGVLRTHVNIFIGDERILDRRHLTDPVAPDARVFVLQSLSGG
- a CDS encoding exo-alpha-sialidase gives rise to the protein MAERILVGTRKGTFAVEKHQSGWKPRLLGHAGQGVNFVARDPNTGTLWALLGHGHWGAKLSRSKDDGATWEDAPQIVYPEGARHYADVLPVEGAEAPTQRPIKASTLLKLWVISFGGDGRIYVGTIPGGLFVSDDGGESFELNRPLWNHESRGGDLFTTDGTGDTHWWGTPASEGEFAPGIHSVAVDPQNPKRVLVAISTAGVLETTDGGQSWRGRNKGMLNDYLPDPAAEWGHDAHFIELCPAQPNHVWQQNHAGVFYSSDGAATWKRVSQPELGVHFGFPVAVDDHDGRTAWLVPGKSDAERMAIGGGLFVARTRDGGESWEALRNGLPQDNAFDVVYRHALANRGQHLCFGSTTGNLYVSEDAGDSFVTVANNLPPVYSVRFG
- the argJ gene encoding bifunctional glutamate N-acetyltransferase/amino-acid acetyltransferase ArgJ; this translates as MSHAQLAFVHVDEPRDGDPDATRFSFDSLLTGSRVTLTESLEHQPEGIRSAALRAGIKYADKLDFMVVTLPKPGPAVGVFTRNRSCSPAVLLDRQHLADGEAQTLVVISKNANVFTPSAMDDTKAIVNDVAKRLGVRDVDVITSMTGVIGVALPMEKIHAAIKRLPDELREGLVPEVASAILTTDRGPKVASARFGDVVLCGMAKGAGMIEPNMATMLVYFFTNLNVPTDRLSALVKRAVDATFNSISVDTDTSTSDSLVLFSTASVPTSPDAERDLEACLTAMCLKLARDVVFQAEGATKLIEARVHGTANDTDAKAMAKQIINSPLMKAAVFGADPNWGRVVMAIGKPGPGREALLDPATIRIEINGYLLFDRGAAVPLELAGVSASIRDRKKVTIDVSVGSGSGSATVWGCDLSYEYVKVNAEYTT